The Odocoileus virginianus isolate 20LAN1187 ecotype Illinois chromosome 2, Ovbor_1.2, whole genome shotgun sequence genomic interval ACTGAGAGGGTTCAAGTACACTAGCTGGTCCCCCGTGGGCTGTGATGCTAATGGCAGGTGCCTCTTGGCCGCACTGACCATGGACAATCGCCTGACCATCCAGGCTAACCTCAACAGACTGCAGTGGGTCCAGCTGGTGGATCTGACAGAGATTTATGGAGAGCGTCTCTATGAGACCAGCTACAGGTTCTCCAGAAATGAGGCCCCGGAGGGCAATCTCAGGGATTTCGCCGAGTTTCAGAGGCGTCACAGCATGCAGGCGCCAGTCCGGATGGAGTGGTCAGGCATCTGTACCACCCAGCAGGTCAAGCACAACAATGAGTGCCGCGACGTGGGCAGTGTGCTCCTGGCTGTCCTCTTTGAAAACGGGAACATTGCTGTGTGGCAATTCCAGCTCCCGTTTGTAGGAAAGGAGTCTATCTCTTCATGCAACACAATTGAGTCAGGAATCAACTCTCctagtgttttgttttggtggGAATACGAGCACAACAATCGGAAAATGAGTGGCCTTATTGTGGGGAGTGCTTTTGGGCCTGTAAAAATCCTTCCTGTCAATCTTAAAGCAGTTAAAGGCTATTTTACCTTAAGGCAGCCTGTAGTCTTGTGGAAAGAAATGGACCAGTTGCCAGTCCACAGCATCAAGTGTGTGCCACTGTACCACCCTTACCAGAAGTGCAGCTGTAGCTTAGTGGTGGCCGCACGAGGATCCTATGTGTTTTGGTGTCTTCTCCTGATCTCCAAAGCAGGTCTGAATGTTCATAACTCTCACGTCACGGGCCTGCACTCCCTGCCAATCGTCTCCATGACTGCTGACAAGCAGAATGGGACGGTGTACACTTGCTCCAGTGACGGCAAGGTGAGGCAACTGATCCCCATTTTCACAGATGTGGCGTTGAAGTTTGAGCACCAGCTGATTAAACTCTCCGATGTGTTTGGCTCCGTGAGGACACACGGGATAGCCGTGAGCCCCTGTGGCGCATACCTGGCCGTCATCACCACTGAGGGCATGGTCAACGGCCTCCATCCCGTTAACAAAAACTACCAGGTTCAGTTCGTTACTCTCAAAACCTTTGAAGAGGCAGCTGCTCAGCTTCTGGAGTCTTCTGTCCAGAATCTCTTCAAGCAGGTAGATTTAATAGACCTAGTACGCTGGAAGATTTTAAAGGATAAGCATATCCCTCAATTTTTACATGAAGCTTTGGAAAAAAAGATCGAAAGCAGCGGGGCCACCTATTACTGGCGTTTCAAACTCTTCCTCCTGAGGATTTTATACCAGTCGATGCAGAAAACCCCTTCAGAAGCCTTATGCAAACCCACTCACGAGGACTCAAAAATCTTACTAGTTGACTCACCTGGGACGGGCAATGCTGAGGATGAACAGCAGGAGGAAGGCACTTCTTCCAAACAGATTAGTAAGCAAGGCAAAGACGGTGATCCAGAGGACCCCACAGAGGACTCACTCCCTCAATCTGGGGATACTGGAGGCCGAGAGCCAATGGAAGAGAAACTCCTTGAAATCCAGGGAAAAATTGAAGCAGTGGAAATGCACTTGACGAGGGAGCACATGAAGCGAGTCCTGGGTGAAGTATACCTACACACCTGGATCACAGAAAACACTAGCATCCCCACCAGGGGACTCTGTAACTTTCTGATGTCTGACGAGGAGTATGATGACAGAACCGCACGGGTAGGTGTTTGTCAGCAAAAACACTGAAAACCGAAAAATCTGCTTGCTTCTCAAGAAAGAAATGACTTAAACTTAATTCGTAAAACTCAACTTCTGCTTTGACATATTTAGGTAATCGATGAGCATGAGGTGCAGGAAAATAAATAGGAAACAGATTAATGCAGAGGACATGTCCCACTAAGAGTTATTTCAGTTCTTATTCTTACTGGTGCCTTGATTGATGTGCAAGGTTTGGGTGATTTCCAGGCTGTGGATGGGCTCTAGGAACAGACTGGGCTGCGATTGGGCAGACACTGCAGGGGAAGGATGACaggccctccctccccttcctgtcTGCAGAAAGATGGGAGGGGGAGGCCTGTGGCGGGGATTCTTTGCATTTGATAGGACTTCAGGAGGTTTTCTGATTTAGCCTACAAGGGCATTGGAAGTAAAATGATTATCCATTGGGtgttccctgcccccccccccccccccccccgcaaaaacTGAGTATAATCTTTATTTTGGTGGTAGAACAATCTTACAGTGTTATCTAAAATGCATTTCACAGAATTAAATTCTCTGACAGAACAGTAGGGTCCGAAGCTTGGGGAAATACGCCATACTCCTCTTAGAGGTTTCCAGTGTACATCATCCTTGTAAGGGTTCTGAGAATTCCTAGAGGAAAGAAGCCTTTAATTTTGTGCAGTTCAGTGTCGTGTAGACTTTTTAATCAAGAATCCTGAGCTGACAGCTTCTAAAGTCCTGAAAAACTGTTTTAAGGAACATACTGTATACTAAAATATTCGAGAAGACAAGACTATGGTCCTTTTTACTCTGAAGTTTGATGTTTATTCTCACTGCCTGAAGTCTTATCTAAAATCTAAAATGTTAATTGAAGGTAATAAATTCAGGTATCTTCATGCCTAATGTTAAACCATTCACAAGTCACTTGTTGCATTTTCTTGTTggaaagttgtgtgtgtgtatccatatacccctaaaattatttcttaaggaTGTTTGCAACCATCTGATGTTGACTgaaaaaagcacaacctaaaagtggagttatgttttattcagcaggGAAAACTGATGACTTAAGCCTGGGACACAGTGTCTAAGATAACTCAGAGAGACTGCACCAAGGGGCAAGGGTGTGGAGCTAGGATATTTAAGAGTTTTTACAACAGAGACCATAGTTGGTCTTTGTTGGAAATAAGGAAACCAAGACATACCAGTTTAAGGAATTTAGGGCTTTTCTCTGTATGGGAAGATAACAgggtctgggctcactgaaatcatgaCTTTGATGTGTACCTCAGCTATCCCGGGCCACATATCCTGTGAGTCTCAGCCTGAGTCTCCTTAGGATGCCGCACTGGGGGCACCGCAGCAGCTGACACAGCTAGATGGGGCCGTCCTGCCTCCGTCCTGAGTTCCCTCGGGGCTCACCCTCGGGCAGTGGTAGCGCGATGGCTCCTGGCTGCAGCGTCCTTAGTTTACTGATGCACAgcagctgtgtgctcagtcacactcAGAAGCAGTTAGGATGCACTGCTCATGTAACTGACCTTTCATCTTGGAAAGTCAGCTTTTAAAGATCGTTGCATTGTGATCTCAATGGTGTGAAGGACTTTTCTGATTACCACTGGTTCATAGGACCAAGTAAGGGTATTATCggcataaaatattaacaaatactaTCTGTAATGTAAGTTGGTTTGCAGTGGTTTAGAATGATTATCACACATGCTACATGGGCATGGAACGCTACATTCAGCACAGTTTGGTTCCAACAGAGccagtttaaagaaagaaagattataCCTCTGCCCAGCTACAGCAACTGAGTTTAGACTGAAAACAATACATGTCTTGTTTTAAAATCCTACTGTGTACCTAAAATGAATCTTTTCAAACCTGGTACAGTAGTTGTCCTTGCTATATGGGACCATAAATTAGAATTCTCAAGACCTTTAAAAAAGGCCAAAAGTTAATGGACTTtaaatttgcaaattatatgcACAGTAGGTAAGACACCCTTCTGAGCTATTATACCCTTCAGAACATCAGTGAGCTAATTTTAGTGAATGGCAAGCTAGTAAGTTCTTTTTACACAAGAGCTCAAGTGTAAATGGATTATAACTTTGAAGGACTATCTGCTAATAAGACAAGGTGGTTCTTAAGGACTGACATATTCCATGCCTCCCCAAAACGTAGCTTGTGAAGGTTTTCTCCAACAAGATAATGAAGTAGATTTAGTGTTTTTCAGACTTTCATTGAAGTGGTGCAGCCCTactgaagcagagaaagaagCGAAACTGAAGTAGGGCCAAGGCCTCGGGCTGCTCTTATGCCTCCCTCACCCCACAGCAGGTCTCCCGCAGCTGTGCTGTGGGGCTGGCGGGCCTCCTGTTGCGGGCTCACTAGATGGGTAGTGGGTCTTTGGGCCATCAGAAGGAgaaggtattattttttaatctcgaTCATCTTTTTACTTTGTAAGCTTTTCTGAAAGAATAGACATTTGTTTCATTCTAGAGTTAGTATTTCATATGATACTTTGCCTGTACAgattatgcttttctttcttaaaagtcAAACATTGTAAGTATAGCTGAATACTTTGTCTTCTGACAGAACTCTGAAGTCCTTTCAAAAGAAAGTAAAGGCAAATAataagattttttcccccccaacATTTCTCCTTTAGTGAGTAAAGTTCACCGTTGTCACAGGGTGCCtgattgaatttattttattttactcaacCAGTTGGCACAAGTTAAAGGTCCAGCTTCTTTACTTTCTACACAGTGTGGCGGGCCCACCTGGGGACACAGTGCTTCTCTCTGGTAGAAGACACTGCGTAGTTGTCCTTTTCTTCTTGGTGTTGGGAAACCCTGCGCTCACCATGAACTGCCACTGACCGCTTTGTTTTACTAGGTGCTGATTGGACACATCTCAAAGAAGATGAACAAGCAGACCTTCCCTGAGCACTGTAGTTTGTGTAAGGAGATCTTGCCCTTCACAGATCGCAAGCAGGCCGTCTGCTCCAATGGCCACATTTGGCTCCGGTAAGCTGCTTTCGTGCATTTTCCAGCCCTCTGCCCCACAGACCACTGTCAAGTGTTTATCCAAAGGGTATGGTGCCCAGGCCATCAGCTTGGAGAAAAGCTGCTACCATAAAACCTACTGTGgttttttcccatctgtttgacTGAAACCCTTTAGTAGTAGTTTTCTTTGTAACTGCTTGTAATAGGGGTTTCTCTTGTTTATTTTGGCAATACTATATTTGACTtctctagtagctcagatggtaaagcaaccacctgcaatgcaggagacccaggttcgatccctgggttgggaagatgccctggaaaaagaattggcaacccactccagtatccttgcctggaaaattccatggacagagaagcctggcgggctgtagtccatggggtcacaaagagtcagacatgactgagtgactaacacacaatacTATTTTACTTTGAAGTtagtgctgaatttttaaaaatcattattatgaAAGCAAAGGCGATTAAAGTTAATAGAATATAAAGTACTCCTGTACTGTGTTTGGTTTAACAAAGGGTAGAAGTCTTACCCTTCTCTCCCCTCAGTCTCACTCTGAGAGGACCACTCTGTGGCCCTGTGGGCTGTTTGACACCGTTgatccctcccttctcctcctccatagAGCACTGTTTTATCACCTGGCTTCCTGGACATAGTATCTCCTTGATGTCCATCTTTGGACCTGTTTTTCTTCTGTCAGCACTCTCCCtacagtgtgtgtgtggtaagtcatgtccgagtctttgtgaccccatggactgtggcccaccagactcctctgtccatgggcttctctaagcaagaacgctggagtgggttgccattcccttctccaggggatcttcccaagccagggatcgaaccaagcctcctgcagctcctgcattggcaagtggatttgtTACctctgcgccacctgggaagcccagagcacgTTCTCTAGGCTGCCGCACATTATCTGTGCACTGGCGACTTACACATCACTTTAGTCTGAATCTCTTCCCTCAGTCCAGGCTTCACATGTAAGCacctgctcagttgctctgtttgGAAGTTTTAAAGGCATTTCAAATTTGAATCCAGCTTTTCTCACTACCTCCACCTCTATATCCCTGGTCCAAGAAACATCATCTCTTGCCCAGATTATTAGTTATCTCCAAACCCATCTTCTGGATGTCTTTCCTTGTCCCTTCCAGTCTGTTCTCAGTAGAGCTGAGATTGTGATCCTGTTAACAATTTCATCAACTCATGTCACCCCTCTGCTCAGAGCTCTCTAGTGGCTGCCCGTTTCTGATGAGTAAAAGCTGAAGTCC includes:
- the GTF3C4 gene encoding general transcription factor 3C polypeptide 4 isoform X2, with the protein product MLDRVFNPEGKALPPLRGFKYTSWSPVGCDANGRCLLAALTMDNRLTIQANLNRLQWVQLVDLTEIYGERLYETSYRFSRNEAPEGNLRDFAEFQRRHSMQAPVRMEWSGICTTQQVKHNNECRDVGSVLLAVLFENGNIAVWQFQLPFVGKESISSCNTIESGINSPSVLFWWEYEHNNRKMSGLIVGSAFGPVKILPVNLKAVKGYFTLRQPVVLWKEMDQLPVHSIKCVPLYHPYQKCSCSLVVAARGSYVFWCLLLISKAGLNVHNSHVTGLHSLPIVSMTADKQNGTVYTCSSDGKVRQLIPIFTDVALKFEHQLIKLSDVFGSVRTHGIAVSPCGAYLAVITTEGMVNGLHPVNKNYQVQFVTLKTFEEAAAQLLESSVQNLFKQVDLIDLVRWKILKDKHIPQFLHEALEKKIESSGATYYWRFKLFLLRILYQSMQKTPSEALCKPTHEDSKILLVDSPGTGNAEDEQQEEGTSSKQISKQGKDGDPEDPTEDSLPQSGDTGGREPMEEKLLEIQGKIEAVEMHLTREHMKRVLGEVYLHTWITENTSIPTRGLCNFLMSDEEYDDRTARVLIGHISKKMNKQTFPEHCSLCKEILPFTDRKQAVCSNGHIWLRCFLTYQSCQSLIYRRCLLHDSIARHPIPEDPDWIKRLLQSPCPFCDSPVF
- the GTF3C4 gene encoding general transcription factor 3C polypeptide 4 isoform X1, giving the protein MNTALTRVGPAAERPAPPEEVEGSEAVGKEPAADAAPGPSTAFRLLVTRREPAVRLQYAVSGLEPLAWSEDHRVSVSTARSIAVLELICDVHNPGQDLVIHRTSVPAPLHSCFLKVGSKREVAECKQRFATSEDPTVSQTFMLDRVFNPEGKALPPLRGFKYTSWSPVGCDANGRCLLAALTMDNRLTIQANLNRLQWVQLVDLTEIYGERLYETSYRFSRNEAPEGNLRDFAEFQRRHSMQAPVRMEWSGICTTQQVKHNNECRDVGSVLLAVLFENGNIAVWQFQLPFVGKESISSCNTIESGINSPSVLFWWEYEHNNRKMSGLIVGSAFGPVKILPVNLKAVKGYFTLRQPVVLWKEMDQLPVHSIKCVPLYHPYQKCSCSLVVAARGSYVFWCLLLISKAGLNVHNSHVTGLHSLPIVSMTADKQNGTVYTCSSDGKVRQLIPIFTDVALKFEHQLIKLSDVFGSVRTHGIAVSPCGAYLAVITTEGMVNGLHPVNKNYQVQFVTLKTFEEAAAQLLESSVQNLFKQVDLIDLVRWKILKDKHIPQFLHEALEKKIESSGATYYWRFKLFLLRILYQSMQKTPSEALCKPTHEDSKILLVDSPGTGNAEDEQQEEGTSSKQISKQGKDGDPEDPTEDSLPQSGDTGGREPMEEKLLEIQGKIEAVEMHLTREHMKRVLGEVYLHTWITENTSIPTRGLCNFLMSDEEYDDRTARVLIGHISKKMNKQTFPEHCSLCKEILPFTDRKQAVCSNGHIWLRCFLTYQSCQSLIYRRCLLHDSIARHPIPEDPDWIKRLLQSPCPFCDSPVF